The proteins below come from a single Thunnus thynnus chromosome 10, fThuThy2.1, whole genome shotgun sequence genomic window:
- the LOC137190637 gene encoding uncharacterized protein, with the protein MVERCGQQSVEVIREVFMEMKRTDLVQRLSETITGPRAAGSSVEAFGVKTTEGEKHSVDEQWPALIQKVETMTSVIELLLETLADLSDGELEDFKKLLLSQSYLYKPYLEMLPMKADMQDTVFSVVQTFGQQSVKNTKDVLIKMNRRDLVQRLSDSSSGPKKKHSVDEHLSALIHKVATKTAVRELLLETLNDLSDQEFNKLKWLLQFTHFKKDLPCIPWIKLEPADRTEFVDLMVERCGQQSVEVIMEVFIEMKRTDLVQRLLETSSGPKG; encoded by the exons ATGGTGGAGAGATGTGGCCAACAGTCTGTGGAGGTGATCAGGGAGGTTTTCATGGAAATGAAGAGGACTGATCTGGTGCAGAGGCTGTCAGAGACTATCACAGGACCCAGAG cTGCAGGATCATCAGTTGAAGCGTTTGGTGTAAAAACCACAGAGGGAG AGAAACACTCTGTGGATGAACAGTGGCCTGCGCTGATCCAGAAA GTAGAAACAATGACGTCTGTTATAGAGCTGCTTCTGGAAACACTGGCTGATTTAAGCGACGGGGAGCTCGAGGATTTCAAGAAATTACTCCTGAGTCAAAGTTACCTCTATAAACCCTACTTAGAGATGCTGCCCATGAAAGCTGACATGCAGGACACAGTGTTTTCTGTGGTGCAGACCTTCGGCCAACAGTCTGTGAAGAACACCAAGGACGTTTTAATTAAGATGAACAGGAGAGATCTGGTGCAGAGGctgtcagacagcagctcagGACCCAAAA aaAAACACTCCGTGGATGAACACTTGTCTGCACTGATCCACAAA GTAGCAACAAAGACGGCTGTGAGAGAGCTGcttttagaaacactgaatgatttgaGTGATCAGGAGTTTAATAAACTTAAGTGGCTCCTGCAGTTCACTCACTTCAAGAAGGACCTTCCATGCATCCCATGGATCAAACTCGAGCCAGCAGACAGGACAGAATTTGTGGATCTGATGGTGGAGAGATGTGGCCAACAGTCTGTGGAGGTGATCATGGAGGTTTTCATTGAAATGAAGAGGACTGATCTGGTGCAGAGGCTGTTAGAGACCAGCTCAGGACCCAAAG